The Salvia miltiorrhiza cultivar Shanhuang (shh) chromosome 2, IMPLAD_Smil_shh, whole genome shotgun sequence DNA window ttccagcgggtgCTGGGACTCCGCGGGCGCTGGGTCTCTTCTAGCGGGCACTGGTTCTCCGCgggcgctggtttcatggaatttaattccaaaattatcccgtaaagtcttcgaaaatcagtgaaaatcggggtgaaatccaaccacgaattctttgaaagtcgtctggaatctatgtgaattccatggaatttaaattccatgaactttttaaagtctgtggaaatccacaacgaatacaccccctttattttattgaataatattcatcatttataaatatattatgaaaggGAGGtggactttttatttatatataaaatataacatcaaataattcccgtcgaatttcgaagGGTCACACACTAGTATATTATTATAGATCTAAAAAGGTGGCCAGTCTTCCCACGTGCCATACATCTGGCGCACGTGCAATTTTTGGTTATTATTCAACAACGCAACAGGAAATTAAATTTGCCTAAAAAAACAATCAAAATTAGGAATTAGGATTAATCAATGACAAGATCACGGCCGTGATTCGTCAAAAATTGTAGGAGGGGCCCACACAAGTGGTCCATGAGAATTGGCCATGCCACTAAACCACCCACTCCTAATTAAGACTAAACACACACACTCGCACCATTAACttaattaatctttaataaaGAATATAAAGATTTGTCCCAGTCATACTTTAATAAAAAAGGTTATGCTTCAAACCAAAGACTTTGTTCCTCCTCCAATAGAACATTTACCTCTATAATAATACTGATTTGTTTATTAACACTGTAATTTACTGTTTTGTCCATCATTACCGTTGTCAGCAAACAAAATGTTTAAAATTTTAACTATTATACCAATTGTTAGCTTCTTGTATTTATGCTAATTGCTTCTTTTCAATCTACAATAAATCTGTTCAAATTGGGTTACACTTGAAAAATGAATTAAGGTGAcgtattatgtatatatatatataggggtgggctaccgtgagaacacatcttaaaataagaaataagagcaattttcaatgtatgaattttatgtaaaatgcgtatgaattcactgtataaatatatgaattgtgaaaaataaaattttgctaTATGATTCTGGTAAGGCATAAATGAACGACGAACGTTTGTTTGGTGAATTATCGGTGAATTGTGAATTTTACCTAAAGATTGATCGGAAAGTGAAAGGAGATTGCTAAATTGCTGAGAGCACGAGAGAATATTGTTGCAGTAGTAAAAGTATTGAAAGCGTAAGGTTACAAAGTGTGTATGTGcgactatttatagattacatgctaggggtaaaaCAGTAATTTCGCCTTCGAAGCATGCTTCCCGCGTGGTCAAGGGCATAGTGGTAATTTTGCCCCCCAGGCGGGCGGTTCCTCCGCTCTtcagcgacttctctggcataaACGGCTTCTCTGGCgtaggtgacttctctggcaagggccatttctctggcacgAGCCATTTCTCTGATCGGGAATGATTTCCCTGACATATCCGTTCCTCTGGTGAGGTCCGTTCCTCTGATAAAGACGATTCCTCTGTTTTGCATacattactcctcatcagattcttattttatatcttaagaactgcacttattttagccctcccctatatatatatatatatatatatatataggagatgactaaaataaaaacacttcttagaatataaaatataatcaattttcaacccttagatcatcaagatctacagttgattcgtaaTCTCATTAGATGAAtttgtggtcctgagttcgaatcccaaagatagcaaaaattatttttcacaattcgtaaccttgttgaataaattcatacatgttctacataaaattcgtacattaaaaaatatttttatttttattttaagaagtattttcacggtagcccttccctatatatatatgggttaagATACAAATGCCCCCCTAAACAAGACACCCCTAAAGCGTATCCCTCCCCATTCTCGATGTTGGCCCAAATAAACCCCCAGAGTCAATAGAAATGGTACATTTAAACCCAGCCTCTTAACAGCCACCTAACGTCGTTCAcgtgaattttttattttctcgtCCTCGCCGCGGCGGCAGCGCCTCCACTTTCGCCGCCGGCGTTGCTCGCCATCCCGCTTTCCCTGGCGACCCTCTCAAAATCATCCCCCAATTTCCTCACCGGGCCTCTCTTCGCCGCCGCCACCTCATCTTCCCCGTCCTCGTCCAGCAATCCTACCACCTGGCGCCGCTTAATCGCTACCGGAGCGCGCGGCGGGGAGAGGGTTTTGTCGATCTCACTTCGGATCTCATCCTCCTCGCGGCGAGAGACGACCAGTTTTATGACGGATTTATTCGGAATTGGGGATCTCTTGAAGATCTGCTCCCGCTACGCGCGTAGCCTCTCGACGTCCACCGTACCCTCTCGTTGTTGAATTTCACGTTGGTGTAGAAGCGCGGCCGCTGCAGGCTGCTGCTGTAGAACTTCCCCGGACCTAATGCCACAACCATATCGCCATCGCTTtcccttcctcttcctcttcctctctctctctctctctctctctctgttgaTGTGTGACATCTGGAAACGTCACAATCCTTTTTCGATGTGGCACCAAACGCGGCGGCGATAGGAATCAGAAGAAGGCGGCGGCTGCTGCAGACCAGTTGCAGGTGGGCCCCAcgagaaaaagaaattatgtGAACGGCGTTAGACGGCCGTTTAGAGGCTGGGTTTAAATGTACCTTTTCTATTGTCTCTGGGGGTTTATTTTGGTCAACATCGAGAATGGGGAAGGATACGCTCTAGGGTTGTCTTGTTTAGGGGGggcatttgtaccttaaccatatatatatatatatatatatatatatatatatatatatatatatatatatatatattataggggTTATTgtcataaaatacatcaagtttgtcaattttctaatttttatcatcactttttttttgccagaaaatacatgaatttataatttgttctCAATTGTCCCATCATTTACAATTTTGCCCAAATTAATCTGAGGTGGCAGCCGGATTGCTAACGTGGTTGCCGGAATTGCCAACGTGTCTGTCGGAATTGCCAAATAACACAtacacatctctctctctttctctctcacacacacacgtacacctctctctctctctctctctctctctttctctcacaaacacacacacacacacacacacacactcgtCACATACCCTCCCATTTCCAGCCCTCATCCACCAGcagagccgccgccgccttccccCGTCAGAAGAGCCTCCTCTCCGCCGCCCTCCCCTACCAGCAGACCCTCCCCCCTTCGCCGCCTTCCTCCGTCACCGCAGCAGCAGCACCCGTCGCGGTCCTCGTTCAGCTGCGACCGCCCGCCAATAAAGCCCCCCCTCCGCCGCAGACCCAACAGAGTCACCGCCCTTGCCACCGCAGCAGCAGCACCCGTCGTGGTCCCgcccctcctccgccgccgccgtcgcggCTATCAAATTCCTCTTCTCCTCTGCCCCCAAAGCCAGCAGCTTACCCCTCCACCGCCGCTCCCAAAACCCTCGAAATCTGCCACATTTATCCTCGAGCTTTGTCCCCACAAAATCATTATCCGCTTCCAAAAACGAAGCTCTGCTATCGTTTGAGGAAATTGAATCCTGCGCCGATTTTGGGGAACTCGAAAATGAGGAGGATTGTAGGGAATCCGCAAAATCACCAATTGTAGAGGATTGGAGGGGGGGAGTGGTTGCAACGGGGTTGGGGGAAGGGGCTCCGCCGGGCTGGTGATGGTGGCGTGGGTGGGGAACGGGGACAGTCTGTTGGGTAGGGTTGGGGGAGGGAAGAAGGGGACAGTCGGGTGGGTtggaggggagagagagagagagagagagagagagagagaaaggggggggagagggagaggtgtgtacgtgtgtgtgtgtgagagagagaggtgtgtaTGTGTGATTTGGCAATTCCGGCAACCACGTTAGCAATCCGGCTGCTACCTCAGATTAATTTGGGCAAAATTGTAAATGATGGGACAATTGagaacaaattataaattcatgtattttttggcaaaaaaaaaagtgatgatataaaccagaaaattgacaaacttgatgtattttatggcaataaccctattatatatataggggtgggctagaataaaaacactcttaagtgtataaaatataaatgattttcagtccttagatcatcaagatctacggttgattcgtaaccatgttggatgaattcgtggtcctgagttcgaatcccaaaggtaacaaaaatttatttttcgcaattcgtaactctgttagataaattcatatgtgttctacataaaatttgtacattaagaaacgtttatattttatacacttaagagtgtttttattctagcccacccctatatatatatatatatatatatatatatatataggggagggctacattaaaaacacttcttaaaatataaatataaacgttttttaatgtacgaattttatccaacagggttacgaattcatccaacatggttacgaattatgaaaaataaatttttgctacctttgggattcgaacccaggaccacgaattcatccaaaagggttacgaatcaaccgtagatcttgatgatctaagggctgaaaatcatttatattttatacacttaagagtgtttttattctagccatctcatatatatatatatatatatatatatatatatatattgcactgagaaatactccccccgtcccattaaagttggccacattcttttcggcacgaagattaagaaagagatagtatgttttaattaagtgtTGTCCAtcaaaaattaaagaattaattagTGTTGTCTCCCTTCTCTCTcaactctttctctctttctcccctCACGAATCAaacccttctccctctctctatctcCTCTTTGCGCCGCCTTCATCTCCGGCGAGCAGCCGCCGGCCAGCTCCATCTTCTCTAGCAAGACGTCGCCCCTCATCACCTCTCTCTTGCTTCCACTGCCCGACGACGCCAACAACAGCGTATCCGAGGTAGCAGCGCCGCCGCCTGTGGCTCCCCGTCGGGCAGCGCCACCAAACTGGGGAGGGGCGGTGGTGATAGGGGGAGGGTGGCTGAGTGTGTgtatgtttgtgtgtgtgtgtgtttattaaagagggtttaggtttaattagaaactttaattaaattaattaattgaacttaattaaagtaaattttgTCATTCTTAGAAAGTGACcaattttagtgggacaaactaaaatggaaaggttaccaattttaatgggacggaggaattATATGTTTGCAGTCCCAAAGAAAGAACTAAGagaaaatatacaaaaatttctcaatatttagtttttttcttaaaattgtcATAATATTTAATCATAATATTTTAGTACTCAATCTTTTATCAATATAACAAAAATGTCGTAGGTCAAATTTTGGGCTCTCAAGTCTACATGTACATTGATGTCAGATTTTTAACCCTAAATTCACAAAGTACAATTCAACAATATTCTTAAATCTTAATGCATATTTAACCATGTTTTCATAGTACGAAAAATTATACTCAATATATTTTATACCAATATTCAAATGTTGGGTATCAAAATTATGATTTAAACGTGTTATGATATTGTTGAAAAAATTTATTGTCGTTGGAATGCCTCGTATactttttctgaaaatttttaTCCAAATAAACATACATTAATATACTAATATTACTACAAATTACAGACAAGTAACACATCATATCATTATTATTCTATATGTGTAGGTTGGAATTTTTTAATGTGATTATTTGTAGACAGTAATAAATAGGAAAAAGAGTGAGcgtgaattttttttgaaaccaatAATGAGCATGAAATTGATTGATGATTTTCCTGATTTTGAAGCCATTAATGAATCGCGATAGACGAGTTGAccccttagagcatccacaatgcttgcacccatagtgggtgcaataccatgggtcccacttctattgcacccactcccacaatggtattgcacccacccgggtgcaatagattttaatttcattttctctttacttttattcatttttcaatttaaattaaacaacttcaattttaacaacataaaattcattcaattaaaaatccaaacattacaaataaaattaaaaaaaaaacaacaaatatttaaaacatccaaTTTTCGAATAATTTAAAGCCGTCGAACTACGGGTCAACCGGACCAAAGCGTGCCCATATATGCTCAACCAAATCGTCGCGGAGGCGAGCATGCAATCGTGCATCCTTCAAGCTTGCATTCCGTGCCAAATAGGCGGCGAACTCCGGTGGTGCTCCGGAATTGAATTGTGTTTGAGGAGTAGAACTTGGTCCCTCGCCGTCGTCACCGTCGAAATTACTTGCATTTCCACCTTCTTCctcaatgatcatgttgtgcaatatgatgcatgcaaacatgatcgaactcatttgctccGACTTCCACAAACGTGACGGTCCCTTAATTATACCCCACCGAGCCTGAAGAACACCGAAAGCTCGTTCCACATCCTTCCTTGCAGCTTCTTGCATCACCTTGAACCTCCGCTTCTTCTCATCGTTCGGAAACTGGAAGCTCTTCACGAACACCGGCCAGTCCGGATAGATGCCGTCTGTTAAGTAGTATCCTCGAGTATGGTGAGAATTGTTGGCGATGAAGTGCACAGCCGCTGCATGCCCCGCTAAAACATCGTTGAATAGCGTGGACTGGTGgagcacgttgatgtcgttgttggaCCCAGCGACTCCAAAGAATGCATGCCAGATCCATAAATCTTGTGAAGCAACGGCCTCTAATATAATTGTTGGCTCGCCTTGATCCCCTCGAGTGTAGGCGCCGTGCCAAGCAATGGGGCAATTCTTCCAtccccaatgcatgcagtctaggCTCCCCAACATTCCCGGGAACCCATGGCGGGCTTCGTGCATTGCAGTGATGCGTTGCACATCGGCAGTTGTTGGCCGCCTCAAATACGTGCCGCCAAAGATACGAACGACGGCCTTGCAGAATTTCTTCAAGCATTCCAACGCCGTCGTCTCTCCTATACGGAGATATTCATCACAACAATCAGCAGAATTTCCGTATGCCAATTGTCGAATAGCGGCAGTGCACTTCTGGATCGGGGAGAAGCCCACCCGGCCAACAGCATCCGAACGTTGTTGGAAGTAAGGATCGACTTCTAGCGCATTGACAATGCGTAGAAACAACTCCCGGCTCATGCGAAATCGACGGCGAAAGAATTGTGGCCCATAAACAGGCTCGACGGCGAAATAATCGCGATGGAGGCGCTCGGCTCCACCTTCACGGTCACGATGAACCACTGTCCGCTTTTTCGCCGGGCGTTGTGGAGGTGGATCGAACCGATATGAACTTGCTACTTGCATAAAATTCACAgcacatctcataaaaaataaatcgggggcttgagtaggatcgggaagaggaggaagttgtgcgggatcaacatgaacttcttcttcggatgaagaatttgaggaagaattattgttggaagaattggtggatgaagaCATTTTTTAGGAGTTGAAGAGAATTGTTGGATGAATTGTGTTTGTGATTGAAGGGGatatatataggtgaaaaagaaaaaaaaaacaaaaaaaaaaacaaaaaaaatcggCCGAAGACCGTTGAAGGCAACGGTCATTTGAccgttaaaattattatttttttttttttaatttcggaaaggggcgcgtgtttacacgccccctccttcgctcccacaTTCGTCGAGTGCGAACGCACGCCTCCCCTCCATCGCACCCGGGAGCGGCAATGGtggtgggtgcgataggccgggttcgatccggccatcgcacccaccattgtggatgctcttagtacAGTATCTTTTATTCGTGCACTTAAATTGAGGGTTTGATTTTGACAACGGGAAAAGATTGGATCACATTAAGTAGTTTTATTATTGAATATTGTATTTAAATATTCACAGCTAAGCGATTGTATTTTTACAAATAGAGCCACTTTTCGAATTTACATATAAAAAGGGTAGTTATGCTAATACAATAGACAAACTACATTGATATTAAGATCATacgatcattttttttttagaagaaagatgaacttatatTAATTCAAATCGGAAAGAGCAATATTTGAAAGCCAGGTAGGAAACCCCGACTTCCAAATCATTACATCAGAAAGAGATAAAGCAAAACGAGCAAGCTTATGGGCTGCTCTATTAGCCTCACGACGAGCATGAAAAAACTCTAAAACCACAGTATCACGGGCATGAGCAAAGGTCTCGTATAAATCATCACAAAGCGAGTCGGAGCCATGTTGAGAATCATGGAGTAAATGTATAGCCAAGAGGGAATCCGTATAAAGGACCACAGGACCAATATCATGCGAGAAGCAAAAACCGATTGCAATGAGCATAGCATGAAGCTCACCTAAGAGAACTGTTTCCGTGTAGCCAATCGGCTGAGATCCAGCCGCCACAATTTCTCCTCTAACATCACGGAAGATGAAACCCACCCCTACCCGTTGGCCATCCTCCTAGAACGCAACGTCGACATCCAGCCTTAGAACATCTCGAGGAGGCGGGTACCAGAAATCAGCACCCTCAGTCGGAAGAACTCGCTCCTCAACAGCAAGCTGTTCTTTGGCATAATGGAACTGCCCCAGCAACCTACTGCTCTGTCTCACATCCGCCACCCCCTTATCCTTTTTCTTTCCATGCTTAAGGTCACACAGCGTCCTCCAGATCATCCATAGCAGAAAGAACCACTCCTCCAGCAGATTAATACCCCTTCTATCCATCACTTTCCTGCTCAAATCCATGAGGGAAAGATGTTTATCCTCTCCAACAATTTCCCAAAAGATTGATTCTTTCCATATCACCCTAATCCGATCACACCATAACAGAGAGTGAGTAGTGTTGCCCCAGTCTTTCTTACACCACG harbors:
- the LOC131012212 gene encoding protein ALP1-like; the encoded protein is MSSSTNSSNNNSSSNSSSEEEVHVDPAQLPPLPDPTQAPDLFFMRCAVNFMQVASSYRFDPPPQRPAKKRTVVHRDREGGAERLHRDYFAVEPVYGPQFFRRRFRMSRELFLRIVNALEVDPYFQQRSDAVGRVGFSPIQKCTAAIRQLAYGNSADCCDEYLRIGETTALECLKKFCKAVVRIFGGTYLRRPTTADVQRITAMHEARHGFPGMLGSLDCMHWGWKNCPIAWHGAYTRGDQGEPTIILEAVASQDLWIWHAFFGVAGSNNDINVLHQSTLFNDVLAGHAAAVHFIANNSHHTRGYYLTDGIYPDWPVFVKSFQFPNDEKKRRFKVMQEAARKDVERAFGVLQARWGIIKGPSRLWKSEQMSSIMFACIILHNMIIEEEGGNASNFDGDDGEGPSSTPQTQFNSGAPPEFAAYLARNASLKDARLHARLRDDLVEHIWARFGPVDP
- the LOC131008381 gene encoding uncharacterized protein LOC131008381; this translates as MVVALGPGKFYSSSLQRPRFYTNVKFNNERIFKRSPIPNKSVIKLVVSRREEDEIRSEIDKTLSPPRAPVAIKRRQVVGLLDEDGEDEVAAAKRGPVRKLGDDFERVARESGMASNAGGESGGAAAAARTRK